One window of Phycisphaeraceae bacterium genomic DNA carries:
- a CDS encoding ABC transporter ATP-binding protein produces MTAFASKTTDRARAKAGAPVLQVRHLTTRFRTDDGIVTAIDDVSYDVFAGETVGIVGESGCGKTVTSKTIMRLLPEHVTIIDPKSEIMFEGNNLVNATENEMREVRGDKIAMIFQEPMTSLNPVFTVGWQLDEALKYHTKLNKRERRDRAIEMLRLVEMPNPERRVDEYPHQLSGGMRQRVMIAIALCCEPDILIADEPTTALDVTIQAQILDLMNQLKEKLNTAIVLITHDLGVVAQVCDRVVVMYAGRVVEQAPVRDLFKRPQHPYTKALLDSIPKSGKKEKGKRLATIPGIVPSLRNLPKGCRFNERCAFRQDRCVAEEPDLTTGADGRQYRCFFPVPSPMTLTIGQTQ; encoded by the coding sequence ATGACTGCGTTTGCTTCCAAAACAACTGACAGAGCCCGTGCCAAAGCCGGGGCACCGGTGCTTCAGGTGCGTCATCTCACAACCCGTTTTCGCACGGACGATGGCATTGTGACCGCGATTGATGATGTCTCGTACGATGTCTTTGCAGGTGAGACTGTTGGCATTGTTGGCGAGAGCGGCTGCGGCAAAACCGTGACCAGCAAGACCATCATGCGCCTCCTGCCCGAGCACGTTACCATCATTGATCCAAAGAGCGAGATCATGTTCGAGGGGAACAATCTCGTCAATGCCACTGAAAACGAGATGCGAGAGGTTCGTGGCGACAAAATCGCCATGATATTCCAGGAGCCGATGACAAGTCTGAACCCGGTGTTCACCGTCGGCTGGCAGCTTGATGAGGCGCTGAAGTATCACACAAAGCTCAACAAGCGGGAACGTCGCGATCGTGCGATCGAGATGCTCAGGCTCGTCGAGATGCCAAATCCGGAGCGCCGGGTGGATGAGTATCCGCATCAGCTTTCTGGTGGGATGCGCCAGCGTGTGATGATCGCGATCGCGCTGTGTTGTGAGCCGGATATTCTTATTGCTGACGAACCAACGACCGCGCTCGACGTGACGATCCAGGCGCAGATCCTTGACCTGATGAACCAGCTCAAGGAGAAACTGAACACTGCAATTGTGCTCATTACGCACGACCTCGGTGTTGTTGCACAGGTCTGCGATCGTGTTGTCGTGATGTATGCCGGGCGTGTTGTTGAGCAGGCGCCCGTGCGCGATCTGTTCAAGCGTCCCCAGCATCCATACACCAAGGCACTGCTCGATTCGATTCCCAAGTCTGGAAAGAAGGAAAAGGGCAAACGGCTTGCGACGATTCCCGGTATCGTGCCGAGTCTCCGAAATCTGCCAAAGGGATGTCGTTTCAACGAGCGATGCGCTTTCAGACAGGACAGATGTGTTGCAGAGGAGCCGGATCTGACAACCGGAGCCGATGGCAGGCAATATCGATGCTTTTTCCCAGTGCCGTCTCCGATGACTCTGACAATCGGCCAGACGCAGTAA
- a CDS encoding nucleoside monophosphate kinase: MSDRYKSILLFGAPGVGKGTQGALLAKVPGFHHLSTGEMFRNMDRGSELGRVFTQYSHRGELVPDELTIRLWGENVNARRTLGLYKPDRDILLLDGIPRTTAQARLMEGRIEVLGIVHLTTSDPEVMVKRLRDRALKEGRVDDADEKTIRRRFEVYQNETRPMLEHYTPELVHDVEAVGSPAYVLLNILQAIVPVLEQAGACSCAK; encoded by the coding sequence ATGAGTGACCGGTACAAGTCAATTCTGCTGTTCGGTGCACCAGGTGTTGGCAAGGGAACGCAGGGGGCGCTGCTTGCCAAAGTCCCCGGATTCCATCACCTGTCGACCGGTGAGATGTTCCGCAATATGGATCGTGGGAGTGAGCTTGGGCGTGTGTTTACGCAGTACTCCCATCGCGGCGAGCTTGTGCCGGACGAACTGACCATCCGCTTGTGGGGTGAGAACGTCAACGCACGTCGTACGTTGGGTTTGTACAAGCCTGATCGAGACATTCTCCTGCTCGACGGGATTCCTCGAACCACTGCGCAGGCTCGGCTGATGGAGGGGCGCATTGAGGTGCTCGGTATCGTCCATCTCACCACATCCGATCCAGAGGTGATGGTGAAACGGCTCCGCGACCGCGCGTTGAAAGAGGGCCGTGTTGACGACGCGGACGAGAAGACGATTCGGCGCCGGTTTGAGGTGTACCAGAACGAAACACGGCCGATGCTCGAACACTACACGCCCGAACTTGTCCATGACGTCGAGGCAGTTGGCTCACCCGCGTATGTGCTGCTGAACATCCTGCAGGCGATTGTGCCTGTGCTTGAACAAGCTGGCGCGTGCTCGTGCGCCAAGTAA
- a CDS encoding transglutaminase domain-containing protein: MTSHAHRLTSHTASVLSLFVVAIAALGLAVPAHAQRQRPQPTITKDQLGPKDAPQHATPGSTDSGAVPVPSQVQSPFLTQELPKSLTLMVRLGIRQADLVDGKGMPTESDFTFEEATVVFPVLDRTASSSGSDVTKAKAEVSVGDTQFPGNVTVKPNMNSGARFGYWHIPAATGASVSFTLEYPMFCFNTVFDEEAAMKVAWPTGKWPTVCTSTFEPQLYLDYGPVNGKVGPYDTKPIDDNITKWLKGQSPDSMPPVLLAKTLAGAVQGSVQISTQGLNFNKNGEIEGLDLKSPAETLTSRRGSQFEMSALLTAVYRRAGLPARVVVGFDVGEDDDKLFTGKKKENALRAWTEFALWDESTKTLTWVPVDVPRMRKSSSRPRGVDREWPFFGTHDELNRVVPIAHHFHPPAPINTRAYGSPAFYGLWFRPDAPGIAIQHIAFSAISTAQRGSDKTNSR; the protein is encoded by the coding sequence GTGACTTCCCACGCACATCGGCTTACTTCACACACAGCATCTGTCTTGTCGCTGTTTGTTGTTGCCATTGCAGCGCTTGGTCTTGCAGTACCTGCCCATGCGCAGCGGCAGCGACCACAACCAACCATCACAAAGGATCAGCTTGGGCCAAAGGATGCCCCACAACATGCAACACCCGGAAGCACCGACTCCGGCGCTGTACCAGTACCGTCGCAGGTTCAGAGTCCTTTCCTCACACAGGAACTTCCCAAGAGTCTCACGCTCATGGTTCGTCTTGGTATCAGGCAGGCGGACCTCGTCGATGGCAAGGGCATGCCAACTGAGTCAGACTTTACCTTTGAAGAGGCAACAGTCGTGTTTCCTGTGCTTGATCGCACCGCGTCAAGCAGTGGCTCCGATGTCACTAAAGCGAAGGCTGAAGTAAGCGTGGGCGATACACAGTTCCCGGGCAATGTCACAGTCAAACCGAACATGAACTCCGGCGCTCGGTTTGGATACTGGCACATTCCTGCAGCAACCGGCGCATCGGTCAGCTTCACGCTCGAATACCCGATGTTCTGCTTCAACACGGTGTTCGACGAAGAGGCTGCGATGAAGGTCGCATGGCCGACTGGAAAATGGCCCACTGTATGTACATCCACCTTTGAACCTCAGTTGTATCTTGATTATGGCCCGGTCAACGGAAAGGTTGGACCCTACGACACGAAGCCGATCGACGACAACATCACAAAGTGGTTGAAGGGGCAGAGTCCCGACTCTATGCCGCCCGTGCTGCTTGCCAAGACACTGGCGGGCGCTGTCCAGGGATCCGTACAGATCTCAACACAAGGCTTGAACTTCAACAAGAACGGTGAGATTGAGGGTCTCGATCTCAAATCACCAGCCGAAACGCTCACAAGCAGACGCGGCTCTCAGTTTGAGATGTCGGCACTCCTCACCGCTGTGTATAGACGGGCAGGCCTTCCGGCACGTGTTGTCGTTGGCTTTGATGTTGGCGAGGATGATGACAAACTGTTCACGGGAAAGAAAAAGGAAAACGCACTTCGTGCCTGGACCGAGTTTGCATTGTGGGATGAATCAACAAAGACACTGACGTGGGTTCCTGTTGATGTGCCGCGCATGCGTAAATCAAGCTCTCGTCCGCGCGGTGTTGATCGTGAGTGGCCGTTCTTTGGAACACACGATGAACTGAACCGTGTCGTTCCGATTGCGCATCATTTCCATCCGCCAGCACCCATAAACACACGCGCCTACGGCTCGCCTGCATTCTATGGGTTATGGTTTAGGCCAGATGCACCCGGGATTGCGATCCAGCACATCGCGTTCAGTGCGATCAGCACTGCACAGCGCGGAAGTGACAAAACCAACTCGCGGTAA
- a CDS encoding class II fumarate hydratase — translation MGTMEVPADLLYGASTQRAVLNFPVSGRPVPEQVIQAYALLKSMCAQANEELDLLDAQRSKAIQTACDAIKHGLPQHGGLMRHFPVDIFQTGSGTSTNMNVNEVVSNLVCIARGKPIGSSKDAEYLKAGGVHPNDHVNMGQSSNDTFPTAMHIAAALSIANELIPAIDKITQSLDRKAKSFDEIVKIGRTHLQDATPIRLGQEFAGYTSQMQHARVRLERALAALGELALGGTAVGTGINTHGKFGSLVAKKLAAHTGVQFREAEDHCEAQHAKDAIVETSGMLRTVAVSLSKIANDIRWMGCGPRCGIGELKLPAVQPGSSIMPGKVNPVLCESVMMVCCQVIGNDAAVTMGGLGGIGSILDLNVAMPVMAANVLDSIHLLSRACHVFVDNLLDGPEGSGGLQADVDRCKELIEGSLAMCTSLVPAIGYDQSAALAKRAYKEGKTVRELARELGVLSNEELDRLLDPMSMTKPVA, via the coding sequence ATGGGCACGATGGAGGTGCCCGCCGATCTGCTGTATGGTGCGTCCACGCAACGGGCCGTATTGAACTTTCCGGTGTCCGGTAGACCGGTGCCAGAGCAGGTCATCCAGGCGTACGCCCTTCTTAAGTCCATGTGTGCTCAAGCAAATGAAGAGTTGGACTTGCTCGATGCGCAGCGATCCAAGGCAATCCAGACCGCGTGTGATGCGATAAAGCATGGGCTTCCCCAGCATGGCGGTCTGATGCGTCATTTTCCTGTTGACATCTTCCAGACAGGTTCGGGCACATCCACCAATATGAATGTGAACGAGGTTGTGTCAAACCTCGTCTGTATTGCGCGAGGAAAACCAATTGGCTCTTCCAAAGATGCAGAGTATCTCAAAGCAGGTGGCGTTCATCCGAACGATCACGTCAACATGGGGCAGTCCTCAAACGACACGTTCCCGACTGCGATGCACATAGCGGCTGCTCTTTCGATCGCCAATGAGTTGATTCCAGCGATTGACAAGATCACGCAGTCACTTGATCGTAAAGCCAAATCCTTCGATGAGATCGTCAAGATCGGGCGCACGCATCTCCAGGACGCAACACCCATACGTCTGGGGCAGGAGTTTGCAGGTTATACATCGCAGATGCAGCACGCGAGAGTGCGACTTGAGCGGGCACTTGCAGCGCTTGGTGAACTCGCACTGGGCGGCACAGCTGTTGGGACAGGCATCAATACACACGGGAAGTTCGGATCGCTGGTTGCGAAAAAGCTGGCAGCACATACCGGTGTCCAGTTTCGAGAGGCTGAGGATCATTGCGAAGCACAACACGCTAAGGATGCCATTGTTGAGACATCAGGTATGCTGCGCACAGTTGCGGTCAGCTTGTCAAAGATTGCAAACGATATTCGTTGGATGGGGTGCGGGCCGCGATGTGGCATTGGTGAGTTGAAGCTCCCGGCTGTGCAGCCCGGTTCGTCAATTATGCCCGGGAAGGTGAATCCGGTGTTGTGCGAGTCGGTCATGATGGTGTGCTGCCAGGTGATAGGGAACGACGCAGCTGTAACCATGGGTGGTCTAGGTGGTATTGGTAGCATCCTTGATCTCAACGTAGCGATGCCTGTGATGGCAGCAAATGTGCTGGACTCCATTCATTTGCTCTCTCGTGCATGCCACGTGTTCGTTGATAATTTGCTTGATGGTCCCGAAGGGTCCGGCGGGTTGCAGGCAGACGTTGATCGGTGCAAGGAGCTCATCGAGGGATCACTGGCAATGTGTACATCCTTGGTGCCGGCAATTGGATATGACCAGTCGGCTGCACTTGCCAAGCGGGCATACAAGGAAGGCAAGACAGTTCGCGAACTCGCAAGAGAGCTCGGCGTGCTGTCAAACGAGGAACTCGACAGGCTGCTCGATCCCATGTCCATGACCAAGCCAGTAGCTTGA
- a CDS encoding Ppx/GppA family phosphatase encodes MTTHSSSISAQSDEVTAPSLQFPVRIAAIDVGSNSIRLIVADVHEDSSYRVLDDERELARLGSELPITGRLPEAATEVAMGALKRMRDLTDAFKVNQLRCIATSAVRDATNGKAFVDRVRSEIGLELEVISAEREARLAFRSISRQHNLQHHLVAAMDIGGGSAQLILAAGSVVENVYPFKLGAVRLASEFPFDKRPHIQQYDKLRSHVREQLLSKLTEPPFHPEVLIGTGGTFTTLGAIHNASVSGGTSSAGVQGVELSRAQLHHIVDRLLMLPLEKRRGVSGLPADRADIIVHGLCVVDETMEVLGINRVRVHEGGVRDGLINEMIRDLLGSRGQHADPVRDRLRSVRRFAERCGYDKEHAEHTMLLACRIFDQLCEQLALFHDAHEQAEARMMLEAGSILHDVGYLVNYSAHHKHSYHLISNADLEGLSKRQVEIIANIARYHRKSEPKKTHAPFQALDDDAKHLVRLLAGVLRIAAGLNRTRTSVVRDVQVDATKQRRLIVMALVTDGHAEAEVWGAKRKENLLAEMLGYSIEFVLPERDDVLSK; translated from the coding sequence ATGACGACGCACTCATCATCGATATCCGCTCAATCCGACGAGGTGACGGCACCTTCGCTCCAGTTTCCTGTTCGCATCGCTGCGATCGATGTGGGCAGCAACAGCATCCGGCTTATTGTCGCCGATGTGCATGAAGACAGTTCGTACCGCGTGCTTGATGATGAGCGTGAGCTTGCGCGACTTGGTTCCGAACTCCCAATTACTGGCCGGTTGCCAGAGGCAGCAACGGAAGTTGCGATGGGCGCGCTGAAGCGGATGCGCGATCTGACCGATGCATTCAAGGTGAACCAGCTTCGATGCATAGCAACGTCTGCTGTCCGCGATGCCACAAACGGTAAAGCCTTTGTTGATCGTGTCAGATCTGAGATCGGGCTTGAGCTTGAAGTGATTTCAGCAGAGCGCGAGGCGAGGCTTGCGTTCAGATCCATCTCGCGTCAGCACAACCTGCAACATCACCTTGTTGCTGCCATGGATATCGGCGGGGGAAGCGCGCAGCTGATCCTTGCTGCTGGTTCTGTTGTCGAGAACGTCTACCCCTTCAAGCTGGGGGCAGTTCGGCTTGCGAGTGAGTTTCCCTTTGATAAGCGGCCTCACATTCAACAATACGATAAGTTGCGTTCCCATGTGCGTGAGCAACTGCTCTCAAAGCTGACAGAGCCTCCATTCCATCCGGAAGTGCTCATCGGCACCGGAGGCACCTTTACAACATTGGGAGCGATCCACAATGCATCGGTTTCTGGTGGAACGTCGTCTGCAGGTGTACAGGGTGTTGAGTTGTCCCGCGCGCAACTGCACCACATTGTTGATCGTCTTCTGATGCTGCCACTTGAGAAACGTCGTGGTGTGAGCGGTTTGCCAGCCGATCGTGCTGACATCATTGTGCATGGGTTATGCGTTGTTGATGAAACAATGGAAGTTCTCGGGATCAACAGGGTGCGCGTTCATGAGGGTGGCGTGCGCGACGGGCTGATCAACGAGATGATTCGTGATCTGCTTGGAAGCAGGGGCCAGCATGCAGATCCGGTGAGGGACAGGCTCCGCTCGGTTCGACGCTTTGCCGAGCGGTGCGGATACGACAAGGAGCACGCAGAGCACACAATGCTGCTTGCGTGCAGAATATTTGATCAACTCTGCGAGCAACTTGCGCTCTTCCATGATGCACATGAGCAAGCAGAAGCTCGCATGATGCTCGAAGCAGGATCAATCCTGCATGATGTCGGTTACCTTGTGAACTACAGTGCTCATCACAAGCACAGCTACCACCTCATCTCGAATGCCGATCTTGAGGGGCTTTCAAAGCGCCAGGTCGAGATAATCGCGAACATAGCGCGGTACCATCGCAAGTCCGAACCAAAGAAAACGCACGCGCCTTTTCAGGCACTTGACGATGACGCGAAACACCTTGTGCGTCTGCTTGCCGGAGTTCTTCGCATAGCGGCCGGACTGAATCGCACACGGACAAGTGTGGTCCGTGATGTTCAGGTCGATGCGACAAAGCAAAGGCGATTGATTGTCATGGCCCTTGTTACCGATGGACACGCAGAAGCGGAGGTCTGGGGTGCAAAGCGAAAGGAAAATCTGCTTGCCGAGATGCTTGGTTATTCGATTGAGTTCGTCCTTCCGGAACGCGATGATGTGTTGAGCAAGTAG
- a CDS encoding ATP-binding cassette domain-containing protein: MPPLIQARNIVKHFPVRGGMLNRIVRKVHAVNDVSFDINKGEILGVVGESGCGKSTLGKVIIRLIEPTSGSIKYDGKEVTDLDHAALMPLRKRMQIIFQDPYSSLNPRLTVRALLKEAIRLHNIVPPQEMDDYIVNLAQTVGLRPDAVDRFPHEFSGGQRQRIGIARALALKPEFIIADEPVSALDVSIQAQVLNLMMELKETFGLTMMFISHDLKVIEHFCDRVLVMYLGHLVETLSCDNLHEDAKHPYTKALLGANPINDPDERRPLTVLQGDVPSPFNMPKGCPFAGRCPLVEPRCRTEMPPLKQHSNGQAVACWVVNEPQPAAV; the protein is encoded by the coding sequence ATGCCACCGTTGATCCAAGCTCGCAACATTGTCAAGCACTTTCCCGTCAGAGGCGGGATGCTCAATCGCATAGTGCGCAAGGTGCATGCTGTCAACGATGTGTCGTTCGATATTAACAAAGGTGAGATTCTTGGTGTGGTGGGGGAGTCTGGTTGTGGCAAGAGCACGCTCGGCAAGGTCATTATTCGATTGATCGAACCCACAAGTGGAAGCATCAAGTATGATGGCAAGGAAGTGACCGATCTTGATCATGCAGCACTCATGCCGTTGCGCAAGCGCATGCAGATCATCTTTCAGGATCCGTATTCGTCTCTGAATCCCCGTCTTACAGTGCGTGCGCTGCTCAAGGAAGCGATCCGACTTCACAACATTGTGCCGCCACAGGAGATGGATGATTACATCGTCAATCTTGCGCAGACGGTTGGGCTTCGTCCCGATGCGGTTGATCGTTTCCCGCACGAGTTTTCAGGTGGTCAGCGCCAGCGTATCGGTATCGCTCGTGCGCTCGCTTTAAAGCCAGAGTTCATTATCGCTGATGAGCCGGTCAGTGCGCTCGACGTGTCCATCCAGGCGCAGGTGCTGAACCTGATGATGGAGCTCAAGGAAACGTTCGGGCTGACGATGATGTTCATCAGCCACGACCTGAAGGTCATTGAGCACTTCTGTGATCGTGTGCTGGTGATGTATCTTGGGCATCTGGTCGAAACGCTCTCGTGCGATAATCTGCATGAGGATGCAAAGCACCCGTACACAAAGGCGCTGCTCGGGGCCAACCCCATCAACGACCCAGACGAACGCAGGCCATTGACCGTGCTTCAGGGGGATGTACCGAGTCCATTCAATATGCCCAAGGGATGTCCATTTGCTGGTCGGTGCCCGCTTGTGGAGCCACGCTGCAGGACCGAGATGCCCCCTCTGAAGCAGCATTCGAACGGCCAAGCCGTGGCCTGCTGGGTGGTGAACGAGCCACAGCCCGCGGCTGTATAG
- a CDS encoding ABC transporter permease — MMQRILNSRGWKKFRRNKAAMAMLFVIAAYVVISLWIVLTSAINWMTHGALEDRPVLGALLVSGTKARVGPDEFPGFGVSVSREKQYLNNVFYLGLLQRAADEVAGLDPSFDRTFEDVLRDSGVSGRPLISVSMEALKLDAEHGAQLLQSIREPSLALPSCTKLVELCDMLPAQAKHVQEIAKSDDAKQLDNAVESVSNTMLNIGGHIEEYEKHIRDLYRVVDEDTASEDADALLAIDVEDVYDMDDALFDIEDYNESLYDAALIDRIRSAAAAQQTKVSDVIDVQIGRVNELVSRVIPMPSGFAGLVYRLKMICGTDGQGRSVLVRAIYSAKIAIQVGVVTGLSAVLFGSLLGAAAAFFGGWVDHSVNWLYSTFSSIPSLVLLAVLAFMFMGSDVDGTLVPLYVAFGMTYWIGPCRVIRGEAMKIKELEYVQAATAIGFGRFYILVRHIIPNTLHLMFINFSLLFIAAIKGEVILTFLGLGLKDGASWGLMINQSKSQIVQDFFWQIGTATFFMFVLVLAFNILTDALQDAFDPKHVS; from the coding sequence ATGATGCAACGTATCCTCAACTCCCGCGGGTGGAAGAAGTTTCGACGGAACAAAGCCGCAATGGCGATGCTGTTTGTCATTGCTGCATACGTGGTCATTTCGCTCTGGATCGTGCTGACCAGTGCCATCAACTGGATGACGCATGGAGCGCTGGAGGATCGTCCGGTGCTCGGGGCGCTGCTTGTCAGCGGGACAAAGGCACGCGTCGGGCCGGATGAGTTTCCAGGATTTGGTGTCTCGGTTTCTCGCGAAAAGCAGTATCTCAACAACGTGTTCTATCTTGGGTTGCTGCAACGTGCTGCCGATGAAGTTGCAGGTCTTGATCCTTCTTTCGATCGAACCTTTGAGGATGTGCTGCGAGATTCTGGTGTATCGGGTCGACCGTTGATCTCGGTATCGATGGAAGCCCTCAAGTTGGATGCAGAGCATGGCGCCCAACTGCTCCAGTCAATCCGAGAGCCAAGTCTGGCACTGCCATCATGCACAAAGCTTGTTGAGTTGTGTGATATGCTGCCAGCGCAAGCAAAGCATGTTCAGGAGATCGCAAAGTCGGATGATGCGAAGCAACTTGATAATGCGGTTGAGTCGGTATCGAACACGATGCTGAATATCGGCGGTCATATCGAGGAGTACGAAAAGCACATCCGAGATCTATACCGGGTGGTTGATGAAGACACAGCATCAGAAGATGCTGATGCACTGCTCGCGATTGATGTCGAAGATGTCTACGACATGGACGACGCATTGTTTGATATCGAGGACTATAACGAGTCGCTTTATGACGCTGCACTGATTGACCGTATTCGGTCAGCAGCAGCAGCTCAGCAGACGAAAGTCAGCGATGTGATCGATGTGCAGATCGGACGCGTCAATGAGCTTGTTTCTCGCGTTATTCCGATGCCGAGTGGGTTTGCCGGATTGGTCTATCGACTCAAGATGATCTGCGGCACGGATGGCCAGGGACGATCTGTGCTTGTGCGTGCAATCTATTCGGCGAAGATTGCGATCCAGGTGGGTGTTGTGACGGGTTTAAGTGCGGTGCTGTTTGGTTCACTGCTCGGAGCTGCTGCAGCTTTCTTTGGGGGCTGGGTTGATCATTCCGTAAACTGGCTCTATTCAACGTTCTCGTCAATCCCCAGTCTTGTGCTGCTTGCAGTGCTCGCGTTCATGTTTATGGGGAGCGACGTTGACGGCACACTCGTGCCGTTGTATGTCGCGTTTGGAATGACATACTGGATTGGACCGTGCCGTGTGATTCGCGGCGAGGCGATGAAGATCAAAGAACTTGAGTATGTGCAGGCTGCCACCGCAATTGGGTTTGGACGGTTCTATATCCTTGTCAGACACATCATCCCTAACACACTGCATCTGATGTTCATCAACTTCAGCCTGCTCTTTATTGCTGCAATCAAGGGTGAGGTTATTCTCACGTTCCTAGGACTCGGTTTGAAGGATGGCGCAAGCTGGGGTCTCATGATCAACCAGTCAAAGTCGCAGATCGTGCAGGATTTCTTCTGGCAGATCGGCACTGCAACGTTCTTTATGTTTGTGCTCGTGCTCGCGTTCAATATTCTGACCGATGCACTGCAGGACGCGTTCGATCCCAAGCATGTGTCGTGA
- a CDS encoding prepilin-type N-terminal cleavage/methylation domain-containing protein has protein sequence MGTRRAFTLIELLVVIAIISILIGILLPAMGAARHAARVTVCATKLQQMGIGLAMYWNDYERMMPQVLVDVGAGVPKPVGALFGGKKGTLPAFGINEFGAERRPLNQYLMNRDVPKDDETGVVELEEYHSPLDSGANVPGVGPVESMYDLLGSSYTINDHALDTVPYVDTIPTLVPDFGGRMPRIAQPSRTIAIATHTVYNYDDDGDRETYWFDKRQIKANILFVDLHVKAGLRVPYTPGEPTNTTKDYTFLPVPEPLQPDE, from the coding sequence ATGGGTACACGCCGCGCTTTCACATTGATCGAACTGCTTGTCGTAATCGCGATTATCTCGATCCTCATTGGCATTCTGCTCCCCGCTATGGGGGCTGCCCGGCACGCAGCGCGGGTGACCGTGTGCGCGACGAAGCTTCAGCAGATGGGCATTGGTCTCGCAATGTACTGGAACGATTATGAGCGAATGATGCCGCAGGTGCTCGTTGATGTGGGTGCTGGGGTGCCGAAGCCTGTTGGTGCGCTCTTCGGTGGCAAGAAGGGGACGCTGCCCGCGTTCGGGATCAACGAGTTTGGCGCTGAACGCAGACCGTTGAACCAGTATCTCATGAATCGCGACGTGCCGAAAGACGATGAGACCGGCGTTGTGGAACTGGAAGAGTACCATTCGCCTCTCGATTCTGGCGCGAATGTTCCCGGTGTCGGACCGGTCGAATCGATGTACGACCTGCTTGGTTCAAGCTACACAATCAATGATCATGCACTCGATACGGTGCCGTATGTTGACACAATCCCGACGTTGGTTCCAGACTTTGGTGGGCGTATGCCGCGTATTGCCCAGCCGTCGAGAACAATCGCTATCGCAACACACACGGTCTACAACTATGATGACGATGGCGATCGCGAGACATACTGGTTCGACAAGCGGCAGATCAAAGCGAACATTCTGTTTGTTGATCTGCACGTGAAAGCTGGTCTGCGTGTGCCATACACACCGGGCGAGCCGACAAACACGACCAAGGACTACACGTTTCTTCCAGTGCCCGAACCACTCCAGCCAGATGAGTAG